The Aestuariibaculum lutulentum genome segment TGTCACCTTTTAAGGCACGTGTCAGGTTTGTGGCTTCTTTGGTCATTTGCTGATTAAGGTCTTTAAGCCCCAATAATTGCTCCTTTAAGGCCGAATGCATACTAATGCTTTCCTTTTGAGAATCTTCAACTTTCTTCTCGAAGCCTTGTATTTTTTCCTGCAACGGATTTAAAATATGTTTTAGGTTTTCTTTATTTTGAAGGGTGAATTTCTCCGATTTTTCGTCTAAAATCTTGTTAGCTAAATTTTCAAACTCTTTGGTGAATTTTTCCTGAAGCTTTTCTACTTCACTTTTTTGTTCCTCGTTTTTAAGTTTCAGATTTTCAAATTCTGTGTTTTTTATAGCTAATTCAGAATTTAAAAACTCTTTTTCACGACGAATGTCTTCACGCTCATGTTCAACTTTAGAAATCGTTTCTTTGAATTCAATAATCTGTTTGTTGAACATTTCGGTTTGTTTATTCAGTTCCGATGCTGAAGCTTGCTTCATGTCACTAAATTGTTGCTGTAAAATAGCATTGCGTTCGGTTAAGGCGCTGAGTTCGCTTTTGCCTTTTAATTTGTTGATAAGCATACCAATATAGGCACCGATACCCGCCGAAATGACAATGGCAAGAATAAGAATGAGGTTGTCGTTCATGTAAAAATGTATTTATTCAAAGATAAATTTTTTACGAACGTATATTATGTTGAATTTTTAAAAGTTATTTACAGCACCGATGTTGTAATGGCTATATCGCTGTCTTGCCAGGCTTTATTAAATTCGTTTTTAATCTTTTTCGCTTCTTTAGTTTTTCCTTGGGCAATCAAGCTGTTATATAATCCCATTAACGACCAGCCGTTTTGTCTTAGATTGACTAAATCTTCTTTATAGACTTTTTCGGCGTCTTCATATCGTTTGGCTTTCATTAATACGTCTCCTAAATTTTGTCTTGGCGGAATATGCCAGGCCGAGGGTTCGTTATAAATTAAATCGTCTTCAATTTCGACAGCCTTTTCGAAATGGGTAATAGCGGTGTTGTAATCTTTAGTGTTTGCAGCAATTTCGCCTGAAACAATTTCGTAGGCTAATTTGGCAAGTGTGGTACCACTATCGAAGCCTGTAGCTAAATTGGTTTCCATATCCGGATCATTTATCAGAATATTAATTGCTTCGAGTTCTTCTTTGGCTTCTTTTAAGTTATTTTTTCGAGTGAATGCAATCCCTCTTGTATAATGCCAGATGAGTTTTAAATGTTTAATGTCATCTTTTGGTTTTGGGTAGGTTAAAATATCATTCCATTTACCAAATCGGGTGTAGGCCAGTAGAGGTGTTGATGCAAAGTTTTGTAAAAAGTGAAGCTCTTTCATTTCGCCAACGGGTACTTTTTCAGCGGTTTTTTTCGCCGCTTCAATGGCGAGTTGACTATTGCCTAATAAACTAGATGCCGACCATAAAAAATGAATGTTATGCGGATAGTACCCCAATGGATACATCCCTTGTGAATAGCATTGAGAGATATAGTCTTCATCAGCTAAAATGGCTTTTTGGTTGGCTTCAACGGCATCTTTATAACGACCAACTCTTATGTAAATATGGGATGGCATATGTACAATATGTCCGGCAGCTGGTATGAGAGAAGCCAGTTTTTCTGCACTTGGCACAGCCTTATCTGGTTTAGGTAGTTCTACCATATGAATGTAATAGTGGTGAGCTCCCGGGTTATCAGGATCTAGCTCCATGGCTTTTTCTAAAGCTGATTTAGCTTTGTCTATATTAGGCGAAGGATTCCCTTTTTTGTCCCAGTAATTCCAAGGAACCGTATTCATTACTGATGCAGCATACAGCGTTTGTATGTCGCTATCGTTAGGATATTGAACTACAACGTTCTCCATGGCTTTCATGTAAGCCATATTCAGTTCCTCAACATCTTTGGTTAAATCGGTAGAGTAGCGGTGTGTTAGCGCTTCAATAAGCGCCTGTTCTTTGGGCGATGCATTTTTGATTTGCTTCACAGCATTGGCAATAGCTTCGTTGTATTTAAGTTTTCGCTCATCATCAGGTTGCGGGTCGTTTATATTCGGTCCTAGTGTATAGGCTTGACCCCAAAATGCCATGGCACAATTCGGGTCTAACCGTGATGCTTCCATAAAAGAGCGATGTGCCTCAGCATGATTAAAGGCATAGGTTAAGCGAATACCTTGATTGAAAAATCGCTGAGCTAATTCATTTTTAGTGCTTACTTTATAATTGTGATTACCCAGATTTTCAAAAAGTGGGGCGATTTGTTTGGTTGAGTCTATATTTTCTAAAAGAAACGCAGTAGAGGTGCAGCTAATAGAATTTGCACCAATTTTACTGGTGTAATCAAAAGTGTCTTCCCGGTTTATTTTATATGAAATCGTTGCATACAGTATAACAGCTGTAAACAAAATGGTTAGTTTAGTTTTCATAATATCAATCGTTTAGGGTTGTTTTAATTTACCTAAGGGGTAGGTGTAGAAACTGATTGATTATGAGGAAGCTTTGATATAAATTTAGTTAAATTGTTGATAATAAGAAAGTCCTGTTACTTTTTAATGCGGAAACTTCCGGTTTTTTCATCAAAAGCAATAAGGTCTTTAGGGAATAATTTTTCAAAAGCTCCACTTTTAATCAGGTTGCAGGGCTGATCGATTTCCACTTCACCTTTAGTCATAACAATCATACTATCACATAACTGAATTGCCAAATCGATTTCGTGTGATGAGAACAAAATGGTTTTCCCCGTTTCCTTGGCTAGTTTTTTAAGCAATTTTAAAATATATGCTTTGTGATACATATCTAAATGCGTTGTTGGTTCGTCCAGAATAATCAGATTAGTATCCTGAGCCAACGCTCTTGCAATCATGACTTTTTGTAGCTGACCATCACTTAATTCAAAACATTTTTTGTACTTGATATCTTCAATGTGGGTTTGTTCCAAGGCTTGATTAACAACG includes the following:
- a CDS encoding tetratricopeptide repeat protein, whose product is MKTKLTILFTAVILYATISYKINREDTFDYTSKIGANSISCTSTAFLLENIDSTKQIAPLFENLGNHNYKVSTKNELAQRFFNQGIRLTYAFNHAEAHRSFMEASRLDPNCAMAFWGQAYTLGPNINDPQPDDERKLKYNEAIANAVKQIKNASPKEQALIEALTHRYSTDLTKDVEELNMAYMKAMENVVVQYPNDSDIQTLYAASVMNTVPWNYWDKKGNPSPNIDKAKSALEKAMELDPDNPGAHHYYIHMVELPKPDKAVPSAEKLASLIPAAGHIVHMPSHIYIRVGRYKDAVEANQKAILADEDYISQCYSQGMYPLGYYPHNIHFLWSASSLLGNSQLAIEAAKKTAEKVPVGEMKELHFLQNFASTPLLAYTRFGKWNDILTYPKPKDDIKHLKLIWHYTRGIAFTRKNNLKEAKEELEAINILINDPDMETNLATGFDSGTTLAKLAYEIVSGEIAANTKDYNTAITHFEKAVEIEDDLIYNEPSAWHIPPRQNLGDVLMKAKRYEDAEKVYKEDLVNLRQNGWSLMGLYNSLIAQGKTKEAKKIKNEFNKAWQDSDIAITTSVL
- a CDS encoding ABC transporter ATP-binding protein; this encodes MENNKQHIILKTENLSIGYISKKEQTVIASNINIELHQGELVGLVGANGIGKSTLLRTLTKVQTPINGRVFINNKPIEKQSAIDLAKILSLVLTEKMISKNLSVFELVALGRQPYTNWVGNLTNEDISVVNQALEQTHIEDIKYKKCFELSDGQLQKVMIARALAQDTNLIILDEPTTHLDMYHKAYILKLLKKLAKETGKTILFSSHEIDLAIQLCDSMIVMTKGEVEIDQPCNLIKSGAFEKLFPKDLIAFDEKTGSFRIKK